The Methanofollis sp. UBA420 genome contains a region encoding:
- a CDS encoding A/G-specific adenine glycosylase → MSARGTEFSEEHAVLVGKFERALTGEGAGRAACLALRRVICHYYRHQGRQMAWRETNDPYRIFVSEVMLQQTGVERVRQKYAEFIEKFPDFPALSAAEQRDVLAAWQGLGYNRRALAIHRSAQIVMETFGGALPRTVENLESLPGIGQATASSIAAFTFNDPTVFIETNVRRVFIHFFFRGREGVADAEILPLVAETLDPEHPREFYWGVMDYGTMLKKRYPNPNRRSASYARQSRFEGSDRQVRGRVLKVLLSEGPMNTADLLAGLEVDDREKGEIILQKMVAEGFVAEESGKYRLR, encoded by the coding sequence ACCGGAGAGGGGGCGGGCAGGGCGGCCTGCCTCGCCCTCCGCAGGGTGATCTGCCACTACTACCGGCACCAGGGGCGGCAGATGGCATGGAGGGAGACGAACGACCCGTACAGGATCTTCGTCTCCGAGGTGATGCTGCAGCAGACAGGGGTGGAGCGGGTCAGGCAGAAATACGCGGAGTTCATCGAGAAATTTCCGGATTTCCCTGCACTCTCCGCGGCCGAGCAGCGAGACGTCCTTGCTGCCTGGCAGGGTCTCGGCTACAACAGGCGGGCGCTCGCCATCCACCGTTCGGCACAGATTGTCATGGAGACATTCGGCGGTGCACTCCCCCGGACGGTTGAAAACCTCGAGTCCCTCCCGGGCATCGGCCAGGCGACGGCCTCATCGATCGCGGCATTCACCTTCAATGACCCGACCGTCTTCATCGAGACCAATGTCCGCCGCGTCTTCATCCACTTCTTCTTCAGAGGCAGGGAAGGGGTCGCCGATGCCGAGATCCTCCCCCTTGTCGCCGAAACTCTCGACCCTGAGCACCCGCGGGAGTTCTACTGGGGGGTGATGGACTATGGCACCATGCTCAAGAAACGGTACCCCAACCCGAACCGGCGGAGTGCCTCCTATGCTCGCCAGAGTCGATTCGAAGGGTCTGACCGGCAGGTCAGGGGCCGTGTTCTCAAGGTGCTTCTCAGTGAGGGGCCCATGAACACGGCCGACCTCCTCGCGGGTCTGGAGGTGGACGACCGAGAAAAAGGAGAGATTATTCTTCAAAAAATGGTGGCTGAGGGATTTGTAGCGGAAGAGTCGGGAAAGTACCGTCTTCGGTAG
- a CDS encoding WD40 repeat domain-containing protein, with product MKKKAIALACIVLLFCPSLAVAEETGKPVWETALGSRVVSTSITPGGDLVAAGTQESGGVVLLDRTGKELWTYPTGCPVFQVSSSDDGNLIAVASDKVRVLNRNGDIVTQVEDDYYAYGAAISGDGKYVAAGYDNNQLVLLTADGKRRWTQVLEGDPKALALSFDGSVIAAGGKDALVSVFDNQGTPLWTFDTGKAVTSISVSPEGDYVAAGSLNYFVYLFDRNGTVLWKYNTQERVYGVAVSENGAYVAASSGHTVTLFTRAGDVVRTYDIGHPVFGIAITPDGTEIAVGTGTGGEGAVLLRGADKPVKPEEPAPENMSAPQEMKSMAAAEQPGQNKDPYLLRSFLLGGEDYVPEIAHEFDGVAIAGIVRQDAGTGPQVVVRMIVEKEWAEDHGGSGNIRLVTVAPDAIDHPLRAEVMKTEFIGYDPEDRLVFEGYSPYPVTKYGMMAEGEENGMEPAGEEEIPIPDLFWREGHDNATGDVPAENGASGNETVADEKVGNDTTEDGTFPTLPLQIPQPPFFEE from the coding sequence TTGAAAAAAAAAGCAATTGCACTCGCATGTATCGTCCTCCTCTTCTGCCCCTCTCTCGCCGTGGCAGAGGAGACCGGCAAACCGGTCTGGGAAACAGCACTCGGAAGCAGGGTCGTCTCCACGTCGATCACGCCTGGCGGGGACCTGGTTGCCGCAGGGACCCAGGAGAGTGGGGGAGTCGTGCTTCTTGACCGTACGGGAAAGGAACTCTGGACCTATCCCACAGGCTGCCCTGTCTTTCAGGTGTCCTCTTCAGACGACGGGAATCTCATCGCCGTCGCGTCCGACAAGGTTAGAGTCCTCAACAGGAACGGCGATATCGTAACTCAGGTTGAGGACGATTACTACGCATATGGTGCAGCCATTTCTGGAGATGGGAAATATGTTGCGGCCGGTTACGACAACAACCAGCTCGTGCTCCTGACCGCGGACGGCAAGAGGCGGTGGACACAGGTCCTGGAGGGTGACCCGAAGGCCCTTGCCCTCTCATTCGACGGTTCGGTCATCGCCGCGGGAGGAAAGGACGCACTGGTTTCTGTCTTCGACAACCAGGGCACCCCTCTCTGGACCTTCGACACCGGGAAAGCAGTAACCAGCATCTCCGTGTCACCTGAAGGAGATTACGTAGCGGCAGGGTCGTTGAATTACTTCGTATATCTCTTCGACAGGAACGGCACGGTGCTCTGGAAGTATAACACACAAGAGAGGGTCTATGGCGTGGCCGTCTCCGAGAATGGGGCATATGTGGCAGCATCCTCGGGCCACACAGTCACCCTCTTCACCCGTGCCGGCGATGTCGTCCGGACCTATGACATCGGCCACCCGGTCTTCGGGATAGCGATCACCCCTGACGGGACAGAGATCGCCGTCGGGACAGGGACAGGCGGAGAAGGAGCGGTCCTGCTCCGCGGGGCGGACAAACCCGTCAAACCGGAAGAACCCGCCCCAGAGAACATGTCGGCACCCCAGGAGATGAAGAGCATGGCAGCGGCTGAACAACCTGGCCAGAACAAGGACCCCTACCTCCTCAGGTCCTTCCTGCTCGGCGGGGAGGACTATGTGCCCGAGATCGCTCACGAGTTCGACGGCGTCGCCATCGCTGGCATCGTGCGGCAGGACGCGGGCACCGGTCCGCAGGTCGTCGTCAGGATGATCGTTGAAAAAGAATGGGCCGAGGACCACGGCGGCAGTGGGAACATACGCCTCGTCACCGTCGCCCCCGACGCCATCGATCACCCCCTCAGGGCCGAGGTGATGAAGACGGAGTTTATCGGCTACGACCCCGAGGACCGCCTGGTCTTCGAGGGATACTCCCCCTACCCTGTCACGAAGTACGGGATGATGGCAGAAGGAGAGGAGAACGGTATGGAACCGGCGGGAGAGGAGGAAATCCCCATCCCCGACCTCTTCTGGCGTGAAGGGCACGACAACGCAACCGGGGACGTGCCCGCCGAGAACGGTGCCAGTGGAAACGAAACAGTGGCAGACGAGAAAGTCGGGAACGACACTACCGAAGACGGTACTTTCCCGACTCTTCCGCTACAAATCCCTCAGCCACCATTTTTTGAAGAATAA
- a CDS encoding DUF427 domain-containing protein, translating into MPRAEWKGKILAESDHVRMVEGNVYFPPESVRRECLQESPTRSICPWKGEAHYYTVVVGEEENPDAAWYYPEPKPAAKQICNYIAFWKGVKVAD; encoded by the coding sequence ATGCCCAGGGCAGAGTGGAAAGGGAAGATCCTTGCCGAGAGCGATCATGTGAGGATGGTCGAAGGGAATGTGTATTTCCCTCCTGAGTCAGTCAGGCGCGAGTGCCTGCAGGAGTCGCCCACCAGGAGCATATGCCCCTGGAAGGGTGAGGCGCACTATTACACGGTTGTCGTGGGCGAGGAGGAGAACCCTGACGCCGCCTGGTATTACCCTGAACCCAAACCGGCGGCGAAGCAAATCTGTAATTATATCGCGTTCTGGAAAGGAGTGAAGGTAGCTGACTGA
- a CDS encoding pyridoxamine 5'-phosphate oxidase family protein, translating into MEIVKIPRMEKEEYDQLIADGFIARIAFQGEKYPYIAPFLYVFDGTFLYFLSTKYGRKNDLFRKSPYVSVEVEKFTRDLSCYTFVTMQGYLRQEEDTIQKKIVRNEFVRMIKERKLSTNILAALGHLPGDPIESIASEERSNIWKLTGVVDIVALKNL; encoded by the coding sequence ATGGAGATTGTAAAGATACCCCGGATGGAGAAAGAAGAGTACGACCAGCTCATTGCCGACGGGTTCATCGCCAGGATCGCCTTCCAGGGGGAGAAGTACCCCTATATCGCACCATTCCTCTACGTCTTCGACGGCACGTTCCTCTACTTCCTCTCGACCAAGTACGGGCGAAAGAACGACCTCTTCAGGAAGAGTCCCTATGTCTCAGTCGAGGTTGAGAAATTCACCAGGGATCTCTCCTGCTATACCTTTGTGACGATGCAGGGGTACCTCAGGCAGGAGGAGGACACGATTCAGAAGAAGATCGTCAGGAATGAGTTTGTCAGGATGATCAAGGAGCGGAAACTCTCGACAAACATCCTTGCGGCGCTCGGCCACCTGCCCGGGGATCCCATCGAGTCTATCGCCTCGGAGGAGCGCTCGAACATCTGGAAGCTGACCGGCGTCGTCGATATCGTCGCCCTGAAAAACCTCTGA
- a CDS encoding DNA-deoxyinosine glycosylase — MTGLLPAAGREPRVLILGSFPSVASLQAGEYYANPRNAFWRVMEGVFGVRRDHPYHERLEGLKATGVALWDVLAGCTREGSSDASIRDARANDIPGFLRDHPTVRTVVLNGRTAEQWLRRVHPEVWATPGIVVLSLPSTSPANARLTVEEKVALWRAAAGKP; from the coding sequence ATGACCGGCCTTCTCCCTGCCGCGGGACGCGAACCCCGCGTCCTGATCCTGGGCAGTTTCCCGAGCGTCGCCTCCCTGCAGGCCGGCGAGTACTATGCGAACCCGCGGAACGCCTTCTGGCGGGTGATGGAGGGGGTCTTCGGCGTCCGCAGGGACCATCCCTATCATGAGCGACTTGAAGGTCTGAAGGCGACCGGGGTCGCTCTCTGGGACGTCCTTGCAGGGTGCACGCGGGAGGGGAGCAGCGACGCCTCCATCAGGGACGCAAGGGCCAACGACATCCCGGGCTTTCTCCGCGACCACCCGACAGTGAGGACCGTCGTCCTCAATGGCAGGACGGCGGAGCAGTGGCTCAGGCGCGTCCACCCGGAGGTGTGGGCAACGCCGGGCATCGTCGTCCTCTCCCTCCCCTCGACAAGTCCGGCGAACGCCCGCCTCACCGTGGAGGAGAAGGTCGCCCTCTGGCGAGCGGCCGCCGGCAAACCCTGA
- a CDS encoding Tex family protein has product MEAEATGERSGWIAAGIAAALGIRREQVEGTVALLAGGATVPFIARYRKEATGSLDEVAVAAIRDRLAAMQRLEDRRETVIASLREQGVLTPALLAGVMGAETPAALEDLYLPFRPGRRTRASAAREQGLAPLAEALLGGECADPEAEARRYVRPGGPVDAAEALAGAKDIIAATVSEDADVRAAMRRLFAEAGVITVRAARGKDLAATPYADYAGYTGTVRAMPAHRVHAVLRGAREGLLSLTVAPPERRALALLGKRGRGPVAEVVAAAVQDGYRRLLAPAMERETLAAAKERADLEAVRVFAANLRRLLLAPALGRKVVLAVDPGFAAGCKVACLDGQGKLLDATVVRPLPPHRQEAKAGVVLADLCRRYGVEVIAVGNGHGGREARAYLQTLDLEVPVITVSECGASVYSASAEARREFPDLDLTLRSAVSIGRRLQNPLAELVKIDPQALGVGQYQHDVDGRLLAAALGDTVVSAVNAVGVEMNTASALLLARVSGIGPAQAERIVAFREEHGPFGSRRALRDVPGIGPKTFEQAAGFLRVARGADPLDATAVHPMHAPVVRAMAADLGVGVGDLIGNPSLLRKVEPECYVHGAVGLPTVQDICAELAAPGRDPRPPFDLSVYEDAPASVDDLAPGMALSGTVTNVTAFGAFVDIGVGTDGLVHVSELADSYVARPLDVVGVHDRVAVTVLSVDLKRQRIALSMRESRRG; this is encoded by the coding sequence ATGGAGGCTGAAGCGACCGGGGAGCGCTCGGGCTGGATCGCCGCCGGCATTGCGGCCGCCCTCGGGATCAGGAGGGAGCAGGTGGAAGGGACCGTGGCCCTCCTTGCTGGCGGCGCGACCGTCCCCTTCATCGCGAGGTACAGGAAGGAGGCGACCGGGTCTCTGGACGAGGTGGCCGTCGCCGCGATCAGGGACCGCCTTGCCGCGATGCAGAGGCTCGAAGACCGGCGGGAGACGGTGATCGCGTCGCTGCGGGAGCAGGGCGTGCTCACTCCTGCCCTCCTGGCCGGCGTGATGGGGGCGGAGACCCCCGCGGCCCTCGAAGACCTCTATCTCCCCTTCAGGCCGGGACGCCGGACCCGCGCCTCTGCGGCGCGGGAGCAGGGGCTCGCGCCCCTGGCAGAGGCCCTGCTCGGGGGTGAGTGCGCCGACCCCGAGGCCGAGGCGCGGAGATATGTCCGCCCCGGCGGCCCTGTCGACGCTGCGGAGGCTCTTGCCGGTGCGAAGGACATCATCGCCGCGACCGTCTCCGAGGACGCCGACGTCAGGGCGGCGATGCGCCGCCTCTTCGCGGAGGCCGGGGTGATCACGGTCAGGGCGGCACGCGGGAAGGACCTCGCGGCCACGCCGTACGCCGACTATGCAGGATATACCGGGACTGTCAGGGCGATGCCGGCCCACCGCGTCCACGCTGTGCTGCGGGGGGCGCGGGAGGGCCTGCTCTCCCTCACGGTCGCCCCGCCGGAGAGACGGGCGCTCGCCCTGCTGGGGAAGAGGGGCCGGGGGCCGGTGGCGGAGGTGGTGGCCGCTGCAGTGCAGGACGGGTACCGCCGCCTCCTTGCCCCGGCGATGGAGCGCGAGACTCTCGCGGCCGCGAAGGAAAGGGCCGACCTGGAGGCGGTGCGGGTCTTTGCCGCAAACCTCAGGCGTCTCCTCCTGGCCCCTGCTCTGGGGAGAAAAGTCGTGCTTGCCGTCGACCCCGGTTTCGCGGCCGGGTGCAAGGTCGCCTGCCTGGACGGGCAGGGGAAACTCCTCGACGCCACGGTCGTCCGCCCCCTCCCGCCGCACCGGCAGGAGGCGAAGGCCGGGGTGGTGCTCGCCGACCTCTGCCGGCGGTACGGGGTCGAGGTGATCGCCGTCGGGAACGGGCACGGCGGCCGGGAGGCGCGGGCCTATCTCCAGACTCTCGACCTGGAAGTCCCGGTGATCACGGTGAGCGAGTGCGGGGCCTCGGTCTACTCTGCCTCGGCGGAGGCACGCCGTGAGTTCCCCGACCTCGACCTCACCCTCAGGAGCGCCGTCTCCATCGGCAGGCGCCTCCAGAACCCGCTCGCCGAACTGGTGAAGATCGACCCGCAGGCCCTCGGCGTCGGGCAGTACCAGCACGATGTGGACGGGAGACTCCTGGCCGCGGCTCTCGGCGACACGGTCGTCAGCGCGGTCAATGCTGTCGGGGTGGAGATGAACACGGCGAGCGCCCTCCTCCTCGCCAGGGTCTCCGGGATCGGGCCGGCGCAGGCCGAACGGATCGTCGCCTTCAGGGAGGAGCACGGCCCCTTCGGGTCTCGCCGTGCCCTCCGGGACGTGCCCGGGATCGGACCGAAGACCTTCGAACAGGCGGCCGGGTTTCTGCGTGTCGCCAGGGGGGCAGACCCCCTGGACGCCACCGCCGTCCACCCGATGCACGCGCCGGTCGTCAGGGCGATGGCCGCCGACCTGGGTGTCGGCGTCGGCGACCTGATCGGCAACCCATCCCTCCTCAGGAAGGTCGAGCCCGAATGCTATGTGCATGGTGCGGTCGGCCTCCCAACGGTGCAGGACATATGCGCCGAACTCGCCGCCCCGGGACGGGACCCTCGGCCGCCCTTCGACCTGAGCGTCTATGAGGACGCACCCGCCTCGGTCGACGACCTGGCCCCCGGCATGGCCCTCTCCGGGACGGTGACCAATGTGACGGCATTCGGGGCCTTCGTGGACATCGGGGTCGGGACGGATGGCCTGGTCCACGTGAGCGAACTGGCCGACTCCTATGTCGCCCGCCCCCTCGACGTCGTGGGGGTGCATGACCGGGTCGCCGTCACCGTCCTTTCGGTGGACCTGAAGAGACAGCGGATCGCCCTCTCGATGCGGGAGAGTCGGCGGGGATGA
- the uvrA gene encoding excinuclease ABC subunit UvrA, giving the protein MKHLVVRGAREHNLRDITVTLPRDRLVVLTGVSGSGKSTLAFDTIYAEGQRRYVESLSAYARQFLGLMKKPDVDAIEGLSPAISIEQKTTSKNPRSTVGTVTEIYDYLRLLYARIGVPYCPEHGTRIESRSPEAIADAIAASFAGQVTVLAPVVRQKKGTYGQLLKDLNAEGFSRVRLDGAIVRTDEEHPLERYVKHDIDVVVDRLDPAERSRLVEAVEGALAKSGGLVIAVGKDGREETYSAKMACPICGLSFEELQPRMFSFNSPFGACEECNGLGIRMDFDPALIIPDPSLSIADGAVALYKNYVDGYRTQYLAAVARHFGFSVLTPIRDLTPGQYEALMYGSPDQMRFSVQGKGGDTSWSHTGAWEGLLPQAERLYHQTQSEYRREELEKFMRVSPCPKCGGKRLKEKVLAVKVGGKSIVEVTDLPITAAIRFFDDLELTGREAEIARQVLKEIRARLTFLEEVGLGYLTLSRSAGTLSGGEAQRIRLATQIGSNLTGVLYVLDEPSIGLHQRDNRRLIETLKKLRDLGNTLIVVEHDEETIRAADHVVDIGPGAGMHGGEVVAAGTPDEVAASPASLTGQYLSGALSIPVPAHRRRSDAYLRITGCRENNLKNIDAAIPLGTLTVVTGVSGSGKSTLVYDTLYPALAREVSGSRVTPGAFATLASDTPVDKVIVIDQSPIGRTPRSNPATYTKVFDEIRKVFAETKEAKVRGYKPGRFSFNVKGGRCEACQGDGVIKIEMNFLPDVYVECDECKGKRFNAETLEVKYRGKSIADVLDMTVEEATALFENIPAIRNRLETLCRVGLGYIKLGQSSTTLSGGEAQRIKLTRELSKRATGRTVYLLDEPTTGLHFHDVKKLIGVLDDLVEKGNTVVVIEHNLDVIKCADHIIDLGPEGGDAGGRVIAAGTPEEVAGVKESYTGQFLAAMLK; this is encoded by the coding sequence ATGAAACACCTCGTCGTCAGGGGCGCGAGGGAGCACAACCTCAGGGATATCACCGTCACCCTCCCCCGCGACCGCCTCGTCGTCCTCACCGGCGTCTCCGGTTCAGGCAAGTCCACCCTCGCCTTCGACACCATCTATGCCGAGGGGCAGAGGCGGTACGTGGAGTCCCTCTCCGCCTACGCTCGCCAGTTCCTCGGTCTGATGAAGAAACCCGACGTCGACGCCATCGAGGGCCTCTCCCCCGCCATCTCCATCGAGCAGAAGACGACCTCGAAGAACCCGCGGAGCACCGTCGGCACGGTCACCGAGATCTACGACTACCTCCGCCTCCTCTATGCCCGCATCGGCGTGCCGTACTGTCCCGAGCACGGCACGCGCATCGAATCGCGCTCGCCCGAGGCGATAGCCGACGCCATCGCGGCCTCTTTCGCCGGGCAGGTGACCGTCCTCGCTCCTGTCGTCAGGCAGAAGAAGGGGACGTACGGGCAACTCCTCAAGGATCTCAACGCCGAAGGCTTCAGCCGCGTCCGTCTCGACGGTGCGATCGTGCGGACCGACGAGGAGCACCCCCTGGAGAGGTACGTCAAGCACGACATCGACGTCGTCGTCGACCGCCTCGACCCGGCCGAGCGCTCACGCCTCGTCGAGGCCGTCGAGGGCGCCCTCGCTAAGTCCGGCGGCCTCGTCATCGCCGTCGGGAAGGACGGCCGCGAGGAAACCTACTCTGCAAAGATGGCCTGCCCTATCTGCGGCCTCTCCTTCGAGGAACTCCAGCCGCGGATGTTCTCCTTCAACTCCCCCTTCGGGGCCTGCGAGGAGTGCAATGGCCTCGGCATCAGGATGGACTTCGACCCGGCCCTCATCATCCCCGACCCCTCCCTGAGCATCGCGGACGGCGCCGTCGCCCTGTACAAAAACTATGTCGACGGCTACAGGACGCAGTACCTCGCCGCGGTCGCCCGCCACTTCGGATTCTCGGTGCTGACGCCGATCCGGGACCTGACGCCGGGCCAGTACGAGGCCCTGATGTACGGCTCTCCCGACCAGATGAGGTTCTCCGTGCAGGGGAAGGGGGGCGACACCAGCTGGTCGCACACCGGTGCTTGGGAAGGCCTCCTCCCGCAGGCCGAACGCCTGTACCACCAGACCCAGTCGGAGTACCGCCGGGAGGAACTGGAGAAGTTCATGCGGGTCTCGCCCTGCCCGAAGTGCGGGGGCAAGAGGCTGAAGGAGAAGGTGCTCGCCGTGAAGGTCGGCGGGAAGAGCATCGTGGAGGTGACGGACCTCCCGATCACCGCGGCCATCCGGTTCTTCGACGACCTCGAACTTACCGGCAGGGAGGCCGAGATCGCCCGCCAGGTCCTCAAGGAGATCAGGGCCCGCCTCACCTTCCTCGAAGAGGTCGGCCTCGGCTACCTCACCCTCTCGCGGAGCGCCGGCACCCTCTCAGGCGGCGAGGCCCAGCGCATCCGTCTCGCCACCCAGATCGGCTCCAACCTGACGGGCGTGCTCTACGTCCTGGACGAACCCTCCATCGGCCTCCACCAGCGCGACAACCGCAGGCTCATCGAGACCCTCAAAAAACTCCGCGACCTGGGGAACACCCTCATCGTCGTCGAGCACGACGAGGAGACGATCAGGGCGGCGGACCATGTCGTGGACATCGGCCCCGGCGCCGGGATGCACGGCGGCGAGGTCGTCGCGGCCGGGACGCCCGACGAGGTGGCGGCATCTCCCGCCTCCCTCACCGGACAGTATCTCTCGGGCGCCCTCTCCATCCCGGTGCCCGCCCACAGGCGGCGGAGCGACGCGTACCTCAGGATCACCGGGTGCCGGGAGAACAACCTGAAGAATATCGACGCGGCCATCCCCCTCGGCACTCTCACCGTCGTCACCGGCGTCTCGGGGTCAGGCAAGTCCACCCTCGTCTACGACACCCTCTATCCCGCCCTCGCACGGGAGGTCTCGGGCTCGCGGGTCACGCCCGGCGCCTTCGCCACCCTCGCATCGGACACACCCGTGGACAAGGTGATCGTCATCGACCAGAGCCCCATCGGCAGGACGCCGCGGTCGAACCCGGCGACGTACACGAAGGTCTTCGACGAGATCAGGAAGGTCTTCGCGGAGACGAAGGAGGCGAAGGTGCGGGGCTACAAACCCGGCCGTTTCTCCTTCAACGTGAAAGGCGGGCGGTGCGAGGCCTGCCAGGGCGACGGCGTCATCAAGATCGAGATGAACTTCCTCCCGGACGTGTACGTGGAGTGCGACGAGTGCAAGGGGAAGCGCTTCAATGCCGAGACCCTGGAGGTGAAATACCGCGGGAAGTCCATCGCCGACGTCCTTGACATGACAGTCGAGGAGGCGACGGCGCTCTTCGAGAACATCCCGGCGATCAGGAACAGACTCGAGACCCTCTGCCGGGTCGGCCTCGGCTACATCAAACTCGGGCAGAGTTCGACGACTCTCTCCGGCGGCGAGGCGCAGAGGATCAAACTGACGCGCGAACTCTCGAAGAGGGCGACCGGCCGGACCGTCTATCTCCTCGACGAACCGACGACCGGCCTCCACTTCCACGACGTGAAAAAGCTCATCGGTGTCCTGGACGATCTCGTCGAGAAGGGGAACACCGTCGTGGTGATCGAGCACAACCTCGACGTGATCAAATGCGCCGACCACATCATCGACCTCGGCCCCGAGGGCGGGGACGCGGGCGGCAGGGTGATCGCCGCAGGCACCCCCGAGGAGGTGGCAGGGGTGAAGGAGAGTTATACCGGGCAGTTCCTGGCCGCGATGCTGAAATGA
- the uvrC gene encoding excinuclease ABC subunit UvrC, whose translation MIDLSAVPEEPGCYLYHDAAGDVIYVGKAKNLKRRVSSYFQKHGHDAKTQRLVEQIASADYIVTENEVEALILENTLIKRHQPKYNIDLKDAKNYAYIHLSGGAFPRIGIARRAGKDGEYFGPFVSARERDYVLSVVKKAFSLRSCRRLPKRPCLRHHIGTCSAPCTGTVTEEEYAARIDRARVVLRGQGKDLVAAMEAEMAGRSKALEFERALELRDEIAAVRHLAGRQRVERRRDHDEDIITYQEKDGNLYLLLFHVEMGTLTGKQEYVFEASDDAVEEFLVQYYGDHAPPKEVVLPAGVGEPLADYLADRRGSKVAVTVPQKGDKKKLLDLAEKNLEIAFFGDALKVEALQKALHLPDPPNVIECFDISHLAGTAMVGSMVQFRGGKPDKRNYRRFRIRSVEGIDDFASIAEVVGRRYARIRDEGGEFPDLVVVDGGKGQLAAALDVLKRLGTRLPVIAIAKREEEIYVPGFPHPLPIRKDEKSSLFVQEIRDEAHRFAITYNRLLRRKEMTG comes from the coding sequence ATGATCGACCTCTCCGCCGTCCCCGAGGAACCGGGGTGCTACCTGTACCACGACGCCGCCGGGGACGTCATCTATGTCGGCAAGGCGAAGAACCTGAAGAGGCGGGTCTCCAGTTACTTCCAGAAGCACGGCCACGACGCCAAGACGCAGAGACTCGTCGAGCAGATCGCCTCGGCCGACTATATCGTGACGGAGAACGAGGTCGAGGCCCTGATCCTGGAGAACACCCTGATCAAGAGGCACCAGCCGAAGTACAACATCGACCTGAAGGACGCGAAGAACTATGCCTACATCCACCTCTCCGGCGGCGCCTTCCCGCGGATCGGGATCGCACGCCGGGCAGGGAAGGACGGCGAGTACTTCGGGCCCTTCGTCTCGGCGCGGGAGCGGGACTACGTTCTCTCCGTCGTGAAGAAGGCCTTCAGCCTCCGGTCGTGCCGCCGCCTTCCGAAGAGGCCCTGTCTCCGCCACCACATCGGCACCTGTTCGGCCCCCTGCACCGGGACGGTCACGGAGGAGGAGTACGCCGCACGGATCGACCGTGCGCGGGTGGTGCTCCGCGGACAGGGGAAGGACCTCGTCGCCGCCATGGAGGCGGAGATGGCCGGGAGGTCGAAGGCCCTCGAATTCGAGCGTGCCCTCGAACTGCGGGACGAGATCGCGGCGGTCAGGCACCTCGCGGGGCGGCAGAGGGTGGAGCGCCGGAGAGACCACGACGAGGACATCATCACCTACCAGGAGAAGGACGGGAACCTCTACCTCCTCCTCTTCCACGTCGAGATGGGCACCCTCACCGGGAAGCAGGAGTACGTCTTCGAGGCCTCGGACGACGCCGTCGAGGAGTTCCTGGTCCAGTACTACGGGGACCACGCGCCCCCGAAGGAGGTGGTCCTCCCCGCGGGCGTCGGCGAACCTCTCGCCGACTATCTGGCAGACCGCCGGGGCTCGAAGGTCGCGGTCACGGTGCCGCAGAAGGGGGACAAGAAGAAACTCCTCGACCTTGCGGAGAAGAACCTTGAGATCGCCTTCTTCGGCGACGCCCTGAAGGTCGAGGCCCTCCAGAAGGCCCTGCACCTCCCCGACCCGCCGAATGTCATCGAGTGCTTCGACATCTCCCACCTTGCAGGCACGGCGATGGTCGGGTCGATGGTGCAGTTCAGGGGTGGGAAACCTGACAAGAGGAACTACCGGCGCTTCAGGATCAGGTCTGTCGAGGGGATCGACGACTTCGCCTCCATCGCGGAGGTGGTCGGCCGCCGGTACGCCCGCATCCGCGACGAGGGCGGGGAGTTCCCCGACCTGGTGGTCGTCGACGGCGGGAAGGGGCAACTCGCCGCGGCCCTCGACGTCCTGAAGCGCCTCGGCACACGCCTCCCGGTCATCGCGATCGCCAAGAGGGAGGAGGAGATCTATGTGCCGGGTTTCCCCCACCCCCTGCCGATCAGGAAGGACGAGAAGTCCTCCCTCTTCGTGCAGGAGATCAGGGACGAGGCCCACCGCTTCGCGATCACCTACAACCGCCTGTTGCGGAGGAAGGAGATGACAGGATGA